In a single window of the Candidatus Wallbacteria bacterium genome:
- a CDS encoding MotA/TolQ/ExbB proton channel family protein encodes MQMTFLDYLKMGAVFMYPMLALSVLTVCVMIERYFYFRGLETSYHDLDESLKKGHLETRQKRYQDFAAGGCKNSEQEEIFWEDEYRQNTRYFGVLYFAASTAPLIGLLGTISGIIKMFRAISVTGYHTDPSFLATGIWEALVTTFTGILIAIPATAMLQYFDLKNRDALLRLRKIFSNRN; translated from the coding sequence ATGCAGATGACATTCCTTGATTATCTGAAAATGGGGGCTGTTTTCATGTACCCCATGCTCGCGCTCTCGGTTTTAACAGTCTGTGTAATGATCGAGCGCTATTTCTATTTCAGGGGACTGGAAACCAGTTACCACGATCTTGACGAGTCCCTTAAAAAAGGACATCTAGAAACAAGGCAGAAGAGATATCAGGATTTCGCTGCAGGAGGATGTAAGAACAGTGAACAGGAGGAGATTTTCTGGGAAGATGAATACCGCCAGAATACCCGTTATTTCGGAGTGCTTTATTTTGCGGCCAGTACCGCTCCCTTGATCGGTCTTCTGGGCACCATCTCCGGAATCATCAAAATGTTCCGCGCCATTTCAGTCACAGGCTATCATACTGATCCGTCCTTTCTTGCCACAGGCATCTGGGAAGCACTGGTCACCACCTTCACCGGCATCCTGATCGCAATCCCTGCTACAGCCATGCTGCAGTATTTTGACCTGAAAAACAGGGATGCTCTGCTCAGACTCCGAAAAATTTTCTCTAACCGGAACTGA
- a CDS encoding DUF364 domain-containing protein, with the protein MDSKLRDALLSRIDPKIKLKEFYTFVNAVLAKSKRLGMAIMITGMPGLDDDSQTHHRCYLKELVGRKVRDVAVEMLESRNCLKASLGMACISSALPLPDLYFEGDAIDAFEKLAASHKTAFIGHFPLAERWRDQGLPVDIVELSPGPGDILWSDSHQLLSKTELLFLTGLTLVNGTFEEVIRRTPNAKYRILLGPTVPFSDVFFDFGIDLVGSVLLPDERQVLDYYQHGGGGLPGAPAGTFQTVCLTRTPQLQKFLKKI; encoded by the coding sequence ATGGACAGTAAATTGCGCGACGCCCTGCTCAGCCGGATCGACCCTAAAATCAAACTCAAGGAATTTTATACATTCGTAAATGCAGTGCTCGCAAAGTCGAAACGCCTGGGCATGGCGATCATGATCACAGGCATGCCCGGACTGGATGATGACTCGCAGACACATCACCGCTGTTATCTGAAGGAACTGGTGGGAAGGAAAGTGCGGGATGTGGCAGTGGAAATGCTTGAGAGCAGAAATTGCCTGAAGGCCTCACTGGGCATGGCCTGCATCAGCAGCGCGCTTCCTCTGCCGGATCTCTACTTTGAAGGCGATGCCATCGATGCCTTTGAAAAGCTTGCCGCAAGCCATAAAACCGCTTTTATCGGCCACTTTCCCCTGGCTGAGCGCTGGCGCGACCAGGGCCTGCCTGTCGACATAGTCGAACTGTCTCCAGGCCCAGGCGACATTCTGTGGAGCGATTCGCATCAACTGCTTTCCAAAACCGAACTGCTCTTTTTGACCGGCCTGACCCTGGTCAACGGTACTTTCGAAGAAGTGATCAGGCGGACTCCGAATGCAAAGTACCGGATCCTGCTTGGTCCGACTGTTCCTTTTTCCGATGTTTTTTTTGATTTCGGGATTGACTTGGTCGGCTCAGTGCTGCTTCCCGACGAGCGCCAGGTGCTGGATTATTATCAGCACGGGGGCGGCGGCCTGCCCGGAGCTCCGGCAGGCACATTTCAGACAGTCTGCCTGACCCGGACTCCGCAACTGCAGAAATTCCTGAAAAAAATTTAG
- a CDS encoding XdhC family protein, with protein sequence MWLSRLNHWLSEKIPCALVTIISIEGSTPREPGAKMTVNVKGEIAGTVGGGALEHDCIARAIESIKSGKTLIHEYKLDGGEWVSTADGKEKKALCGGRTTVFIEPVYPDKALEVLIFGAGHIGEQLAKYCAILSWPCKVFDDRPEFLTKEKYPEAELILGEFTKISDKIKPEAQSYCVIMTYGHVHDQEVLEQLLRIPEIPYIGMIGSRAKVAVSLQMMEKKGLKIGPRVYTPIGFNLGVREPAEIALAISAEIKAVQEGVQIRHMRDPE encoded by the coding sequence ATGTGGCTTTCCAGACTCAACCACTGGCTGTCAGAAAAAATTCCCTGCGCGCTCGTGACGATCATCAGCATTGAAGGCTCGACTCCCAGGGAACCCGGCGCTAAAATGACTGTGAACGTAAAGGGAGAAATTGCAGGCACTGTGGGCGGTGGCGCGCTGGAACACGACTGCATCGCCAGGGCAATCGAGTCGATCAAAAGCGGCAAAACCCTGATCCATGAATACAAACTTGACGGCGGAGAATGGGTCAGCACGGCAGACGGAAAGGAAAAGAAGGCCCTCTGCGGCGGCAGAACCACTGTCTTCATCGAGCCCGTGTATCCTGATAAAGCTCTGGAAGTGCTGATCTTCGGTGCAGGCCACATAGGCGAGCAGCTTGCCAAGTACTGCGCTATCCTCTCCTGGCCCTGTAAGGTCTTTGACGACAGGCCGGAGTTTCTCACAAAAGAAAAATACCCCGAAGCTGAACTGATTCTGGGAGAATTTACTAAGATTTCCGATAAGATCAAGCCTGAAGCCCAGTCCTATTGCGTGATCATGACATACGGCCATGTCCATGATCAGGAGGTACTGGAGCAGCTTTTGAGAATCCCGGAAATTCCTTACATCGGCATGATCGGCAGCAGAGCCAAGGTAGCAGTATCCTTACAGATGATGGAGAAAAAAGGTCTGAAAATCGGTCCCCGCGTATACACCCCGATCGGCTTCAATCTTGGAGTGAGGGAGCCTGCGGAGATTGCCCTGGCCATCAGCGCCGAGATCAAGGCTGTGCAGGAAGGCGTGCAGATCAGACACATGCGGGACCCTGAATAA
- the cysK gene encoding cysteine synthase A produces MSRIFEDNSMSIGNTPLIRLNRIAKGLGAFLLVKIEGRNPSYSVKCRVGASMIWDAEKRGILKPGKSDVTVIEPTSGNTGIGLAYVCAARGYPLMLTMPETMSMERRKMLQAFGARLILTEGTKGMKGAIDRAEEICALEPDRYFLPQQFKNPANPEIHFKTTGPEIWNDTDGQIDIFVAGIGTGGTITGVSRYIKQIQNKAILSVAVEPLNSPVLTAIRNGKIPKPGPHKIQGIGAGFKPEILDLSLVDEIQTVSDDEALEFAKRLHREEGVTCGISSGAAVAAAMRIAGSSVHKGKCVVAILPDSGERYLSTELFG; encoded by the coding sequence ATGTCCAGGATTTTTGAAGACAACAGCATGAGCATTGGAAATACACCGCTGATCAGGCTCAACCGGATTGCAAAAGGCCTTGGAGCATTCCTGCTGGTCAAAATCGAAGGCCGCAACCCTTCGTATTCTGTTAAATGCAGGGTTGGAGCTTCCATGATCTGGGACGCTGAGAAAAGAGGAATCCTGAAGCCTGGAAAAAGCGATGTCACTGTGATCGAACCCACCAGCGGCAATACGGGAATCGGCCTGGCTTACGTCTGCGCGGCCAGGGGATATCCGCTGATGCTCACAATGCCTGAAACCATGTCCATGGAACGGCGTAAGATGCTGCAGGCCTTTGGCGCCAGACTGATACTTACTGAAGGAACGAAAGGGATGAAGGGAGCAATCGACAGGGCCGAGGAAATTTGCGCACTGGAACCTGACCGATATTTCCTGCCGCAGCAATTCAAAAATCCAGCCAATCCTGAGATCCATTTCAAGACCACTGGCCCTGAAATCTGGAACGATACAGACGGGCAGATCGATATTTTCGTGGCCGGTATAGGGACAGGCGGCACTATCACAGGAGTCAGCCGATACATCAAGCAGATTCAGAACAAAGCGATCCTCTCCGTAGCTGTGGAACCATTGAATTCACCGGTACTGACGGCAATCAGAAACGGAAAAATCCCCAAACCTGGCCCTCATAAAATCCAGGGGATCGGTGCCGGCTTCAAACCTGAGATTCTCGACCTGAGCCTGGTGGATGAGATTCAGACTGTTTCCGATGATGAAGCCCTCGAATTCGCCAAGAGACTGCACCGTGAAGAAGGGGTTACTTGCGGCATCTCGAGCGGAGCGGCTGTAGCAGCAGCCATGCGCATCGCCGGATCTTCTGTTCATAAGGGGAAATGCGTTGTGGCCATTCTCCCGGATTCAGGGGAGCGTTATCTGAGTACAGAGCTGTTTGGATGA
- a CDS encoding ABC transporter permease gives MIFCAAHLLIFSMLLKKVPSLNGVSSYDWPTNLMFLCGNFWLVFCGLKYKQALPAFSWKNYLAGYLLLLLFVYLINKRELLFLMAIFLYAGMYHNKRLTVYLYLFLFSLIAVSAYWISGFLILAFIYAVLSGLWERLSSGFEKVLALSGGLILLLVIFPLLNLLFQYQPQTLINACGPEIWNAMQLSAVTALVSTLMIFVMGVPLGYIMARNDFRLKAAVDALIDLPIMVPQTAAGIAILVLVGPKTPLGDFLAQQFGVSFAGTAIGIICCQIFVSFPFLVRSAINAFEAVDVKFENASRSLGASAALTFFRITLPLAAPGIFNGCILSFSRALSEAGSLMIVAYRPSTIPIMIDDTFNQFGMREAAPITVVFVGICFWGFISLKWFYESHKKRLSRA, from the coding sequence ATGATCTTCTGCGCTGCACATCTGCTCATTTTTTCCATGCTTCTTAAAAAAGTTCCAAGTCTTAACGGTGTTTCCAGCTATGACTGGCCTACTAATCTCATGTTCCTCTGCGGAAATTTCTGGCTGGTTTTCTGTGGTCTGAAATACAAGCAAGCCCTTCCTGCATTCAGCTGGAAAAATTATCTGGCAGGGTATCTGCTTCTTCTTTTATTCGTATATCTGATCAACAAAAGAGAATTGCTTTTCCTGATGGCCATTTTTCTGTATGCAGGGATGTACCACAATAAAAGGCTTACTGTCTATCTCTATCTTTTCCTGTTTTCGCTGATTGCGGTGAGTGCATACTGGATTTCAGGATTCCTGATCCTGGCTTTCATCTACGCTGTTTTAAGCGGGTTATGGGAACGCCTGAGCAGCGGGTTTGAAAAAGTGCTGGCCTTGTCGGGCGGACTGATTCTGCTGCTGGTGATTTTCCCGCTGCTTAACCTGCTTTTCCAGTACCAGCCCCAGACCCTGATCAATGCCTGCGGTCCGGAAATATGGAATGCCATGCAGCTGAGTGCAGTCACAGCGCTGGTCTCAACCCTGATGATTTTCGTGATGGGTGTCCCGCTTGGCTATATCATGGCCAGGAACGATTTCAGGCTGAAAGCCGCAGTCGATGCTTTGATCGACCTGCCGATCATGGTTCCCCAGACAGCGGCAGGAATCGCCATTCTGGTCCTGGTCGGTCCTAAAACACCTCTGGGAGACTTTTTAGCTCAGCAATTCGGAGTGTCTTTTGCCGGAACAGCCATCGGCATTATCTGCTGCCAGATCTTTGTCAGTTTCCCGTTTCTGGTTCGGTCTGCGATCAATGCCTTTGAAGCGGTGGACGTGAAATTCGAAAATGCCAGCCGCTCGCTGGGTGCATCTGCAGCCCTGACTTTTTTCCGGATCACCCTGCCGCTTGCCGCGCCTGGGATTTTCAACGGCTGCATCCTGAGTTTTTCCAGGGCTCTCTCCGAAGCAGGCAGCCTGATGATAGTAGCTTACAGGCCGAGCACGATCCCGATCATGATCGATGACACATTCAATCAGTTCGGCATGCGGGAGGCAGCCCCGATCACAGTAGTGTTTGTGGGCATCTGCTTCTGGGGGTTCATTTCTTTGAAATGGTTTTACGAGAGCCATAAAAAAAGGCTTTCCAGAGCTTGA
- a CDS encoding 4Fe-4S binding protein — MFHKLFNEPFLPVMGSWIDGLPVVLVFLIMLIGMQCLLQLKPSKLLRMRRYIQAASLLVFVFFVYECLCVMRLAMFGLTEIGRDDLLSFAHLSIFAVVGGFAFLSGRLFCSFVCPLGFLQEIGNRITPVKTNRAKRCLLGLLLVSALCILYKTLPSNEFAVEYVTAIFALIMLFNILLALLKPEWEPALLKFRFVSLIIYGLLSASSVYFSDAWCPLYGFEIDASSIISINIVIFSSFLVTAPWCRFMCPTGLFLALIGRQALFQIELNPAGLSAAGRSSCPEAAISRDCIDRLLCINCGTCKATCGSSFGASR; from the coding sequence TTGTTTCACAAATTATTTAACGAACCTTTCCTGCCTGTGATGGGAAGCTGGATCGACGGCCTGCCTGTAGTGCTTGTTTTTCTGATCATGCTGATCGGAATGCAATGTCTTCTTCAGCTTAAGCCTTCCAAACTCCTGCGCATGAGGAGGTACATTCAGGCTGCGTCTCTACTGGTGTTCGTTTTTTTTGTCTACGAGTGCCTCTGCGTGATGCGTCTCGCCATGTTCGGGTTGACTGAGATCGGACGTGATGATCTGCTTTCATTCGCGCATCTCAGTATATTCGCAGTTGTCGGCGGTTTCGCCTTTTTATCCGGACGGCTTTTCTGCAGCTTCGTCTGCCCGCTTGGATTTCTTCAGGAGATCGGCAACCGGATCACACCGGTAAAAACGAATCGGGCAAAGCGCTGTCTGCTGGGACTGCTTCTTGTTTCAGCTCTTTGCATCCTGTACAAAACTTTGCCCAGCAATGAATTCGCTGTGGAATATGTAACAGCTATCTTTGCACTGATCATGCTCTTCAACATTCTCCTGGCTTTGCTGAAACCTGAATGGGAGCCGGCACTTTTGAAATTCAGATTCGTATCCCTGATCATATACGGACTTTTAAGCGCTTCCAGCGTTTATTTCAGCGATGCCTGGTGCCCTCTTTATGGATTTGAAATTGATGCTTCTTCGATCATTTCCATCAACATCGTGATTTTCAGCTCTTTCCTGGTGACAGCCCCCTGGTGCAGATTCATGTGCCCGACCGGACTGTTTCTGGCCCTGATCGGCCGCCAGGCCTTATTTCAGATTGAATTGAATCCAGCCGGGCTTTCAGCTGCCGGTCGCAGTTCCTGCCCGGAAGCCGCGATCAGCAGAGACTGTATCGACCGATTACTCTGCATCAACTGCGGCACTTGCAAGGCTACCTGCGGATCTTCTTTTGGTGCTTCGCGATGA
- a CDS encoding PQQ-binding-like beta-propeller repeat protein gives MLFFLITADHTAFATSETNLEWVMAGGDSGRSYCSDLNLNSLNQLWTFTLDSHVWEYRQKMSVWSESAVAGNPDGNLRIFIGSYDHNLYCIDAKDGREIWRYTTGAAINSSPLYFRLNGKAFVLAVSTDRVVYCLDALSGKPAWTREIYPWSFTVYDAVTSSPVLAESGGMQRIILTIWYSDKKMFKPVQKSEVLSLEPSTGVIIWRKTLGMMNVFSPVSAVINGQDKLFVTSADGNLFCLSQDSGEVLWKFTTSLQITSAPVVSELGTKVYFGTMFGVYYAIDAVKGKEKWKDKLGMNIVYPGSLDQSSKTVIVPDFDRNIYAIETDGGKILWKFRCGKYNSSSPVIFKYKNRQVVLVASLDNLLYLLDLKTGDKLWEFSLGGKLWSYDTRGQTLWPSPLVCRTNGRGLLVVPWYDGKVYAFGE, from the coding sequence TTGCTTTTCTTTTTGATCACGGCAGATCACACCGCCTTTGCGACTTCAGAGACCAATCTGGAATGGGTGATGGCCGGCGGAGACTCAGGGCGGAGCTATTGTTCAGACCTCAATTTGAACAGCCTCAATCAGCTCTGGACTTTCACCCTCGATTCCCATGTCTGGGAATACAGGCAGAAAATGAGCGTCTGGTCCGAGTCGGCAGTTGCAGGCAATCCGGATGGAAACCTGCGGATATTCATCGGCTCCTATGATCATAATCTCTATTGCATTGATGCAAAAGACGGCAGGGAAATCTGGCGCTATACTACCGGAGCTGCGATCAATTCCAGTCCGCTTTATTTCAGGTTAAACGGCAAAGCTTTTGTGCTGGCCGTGTCTACAGACAGGGTGGTTTACTGCCTGGATGCTTTAAGCGGAAAACCGGCCTGGACTCGCGAGATTTATCCCTGGAGTTTTACAGTATATGACGCAGTGACATCTTCACCGGTATTGGCGGAGTCCGGAGGAATGCAAAGAATCATCCTGACTATCTGGTATTCGGACAAAAAGATGTTCAAACCAGTGCAGAAAAGCGAAGTTCTCAGCCTGGAACCTTCAACAGGTGTAATAATCTGGAGAAAGACTCTGGGAATGATGAATGTTTTTTCCCCTGTTTCAGCTGTAATCAATGGACAGGACAAACTTTTTGTGACTTCAGCGGATGGAAACCTTTTCTGCCTGTCGCAGGATTCCGGAGAAGTCCTCTGGAAATTCACTACATCATTGCAGATAACCTCTGCACCGGTAGTTTCGGAACTGGGGACTAAGGTTTATTTCGGCACAATGTTCGGGGTTTATTATGCGATCGACGCAGTCAAAGGGAAGGAAAAGTGGAAAGACAAGCTGGGCATGAACATCGTCTATCCCGGCAGTCTGGATCAAAGCAGCAAAACAGTGATAGTTCCTGATTTCGACAGAAACATCTATGCCATCGAGACGGACGGCGGAAAAATTCTCTGGAAATTCCGCTGCGGAAAGTACAATTCCTCTTCCCCGGTGATTTTCAAATACAAAAACAGGCAGGTTGTGCTGGTCGCATCTTTAGACAACCTGCTCTACCTGCTGGACCTGAAAACAGGAGATAAACTATGGGAATTCAGCCTCGGGGGCAAGCTCTGGTCATACGATACCAGGGGGCAGACTCTCTGGCCATCACCTCTTGTCTGCAGAACTAACGGCAGGGGTCTGCTGGTAGTTCCCTGGTATGACGGAAAGGTTTATGCATTCGGGGAATGA
- a CDS encoding extracellular solute-binding protein — MKHLHTRFLTFLILALLTGCGSPEPSLTIFYAGSLARPMKDLVEKFQLENPGLKVNTEASGSRACCWKVLQLKRKADLILSADYLVIEDLLMPNESDWYVIFAGNRMVIAYTEHSKFGSEITEQNWLSVLTSAEIKVGHSDQNLDPDGYRAILCWKLADNYYKEQVKGKLSEALSRNCPAANIRPMSIELVALLQNYALDYAFLYESIAMQHKLKYLNLPDEINLGSSKFNEFYACATIEITGKTPDTISIMKGTEISYAATIPKSASNPKLALMFMEFLLSDEGKQIIERNHQNPFRPCIPSDKTKIPAELLKYCGD; from the coding sequence ATGAAACATCTGCACACCCGTTTTTTGACTTTCCTGATTCTTGCGCTGCTCACCGGCTGCGGCAGTCCAGAACCGTCTCTGACCATTTTCTATGCCGGAAGTCTGGCCAGGCCGATGAAAGACCTTGTCGAGAAGTTCCAGCTGGAAAACCCAGGTCTCAAAGTCAACACTGAAGCTTCCGGCAGCCGCGCCTGCTGCTGGAAAGTGCTTCAACTCAAAAGGAAGGCAGATCTCATCCTCTCCGCCGATTACCTGGTGATCGAAGATCTGCTGATGCCGAACGAATCTGACTGGTACGTTATTTTTGCCGGCAACCGGATGGTGATCGCATATACCGAACATTCAAAATTCGGTTCAGAGATAACTGAGCAAAACTGGCTGTCAGTTCTCACATCTGCGGAAATCAAAGTCGGACACTCGGATCAGAATCTTGACCCTGACGGATATAGAGCTATTCTCTGCTGGAAGCTTGCGGACAATTACTATAAAGAACAGGTCAAAGGAAAACTATCAGAAGCGCTTTCCCGGAACTGTCCTGCCGCCAATATCAGACCGATGAGTATCGAACTTGTAGCGCTTCTTCAGAATTACGCATTGGATTATGCCTTCTTGTATGAATCAATAGCCATGCAGCACAAGCTGAAATATCTGAATCTGCCGGATGAGATCAATCTTGGTTCTTCTAAATTCAATGAATTCTATGCCTGCGCAACGATTGAAATCACCGGAAAAACTCCAGACACAATTTCAATCATGAAAGGTACTGAGATCAGCTATGCCGCCACAATTCCCAAAAGTGCCTCCAACCCAAAACTGGCCCTGATGTTCATGGAATTTTTATTGTCTGATGAGGGAAAACAGATCATCGAACGCAATCATCAGAACCCTTTCAGACCCTGCATTCCAAGCGATAAAACGAAAATCCCGGCTGAACTTCTGAAATACTGCGGAGACTGA
- a CDS encoding radical SAM protein, translating into MRCNYCEWRCDLSAGQAGVCRMYREEQGAVKERFPMQWSACSVSRMESMPFYHAHPDSRTLTIGTYGCNFSCRYCSNAHVARRDPLEFKAEMNGMAPEELIRMALKHGCQNIVFNVNEPAMSLQSLLKLKQNADQAGLPMGCLTNAYTTEESTEILAAIFSFLNIGLKGFSAEFHRNYIGIGSIDPILRNISRLAKIRHIEVTTPVIEGVNDSELGAISEFIAGIDPDIPWHVFRLLPEHEMKSVAYPSIERINQLLQTARKKLSYVYFHNFVGSDWVNTVCPDCGTRVIERFSLGCGGDRMDKFLCKEGNQCPSCGRRIKIHGRPYQTDVKEAT; encoded by the coding sequence ATGAGATGTAATTATTGCGAATGGCGTTGTGATCTCAGCGCAGGGCAAGCCGGCGTGTGCAGGATGTACCGCGAAGAACAGGGAGCAGTCAAAGAGCGTTTTCCCATGCAGTGGAGCGCTTGTTCGGTTTCAAGGATGGAGTCCATGCCTTTTTATCACGCCCATCCTGACAGCCGGACTCTGACCATCGGAACATATGGCTGCAATTTCAGCTGCCGTTATTGTTCAAATGCCCATGTCGCCCGTCGTGACCCTTTAGAATTCAAAGCTGAAATGAACGGAATGGCTCCTGAAGAACTGATCCGCATGGCCTTGAAACACGGGTGCCAGAACATCGTCTTTAATGTGAATGAGCCGGCAATGTCGCTGCAGAGCTTGTTGAAGCTGAAACAAAATGCAGACCAGGCCGGCCTGCCGATGGGTTGCCTCACCAATGCCTATACCACTGAGGAGTCGACTGAGATACTGGCAGCGATTTTTTCCTTTCTCAATATAGGCCTTAAAGGCTTTTCTGCGGAATTTCATCGCAATTACATTGGAATTGGAAGCATTGATCCCATCCTGCGAAACATCAGCAGGCTTGCAAAAATCAGGCACATTGAAGTAACTACACCCGTGATTGAGGGTGTCAATGATTCTGAGCTGGGTGCAATTTCAGAATTTATAGCAGGCATTGATCCGGATATTCCATGGCATGTTTTCCGACTCCTGCCTGAACATGAGATGAAAAGTGTTGCATATCCCAGTATTGAAAGGATCAATCAGTTGCTTCAGACAGCACGTAAAAAACTGTCATATGTGTATTTCCACAATTTTGTAGGTTCGGACTGGGTCAATACGGTTTGTCCGGATTGTGGCACCAGAGTGATTGAACGCTTCAGTTTGGGTTGCGGAGGCGACAGGATGGACAAGTTTTTGTGCAAAGAAGGCAATCAATGCCCATCCTGCGGACGCAGGATAAAAATTCACGGCAGGCCGTATCAAACTGATGTTAAGGAGGCAACATGA